One segment of Xanthomonas oryzae pv. oryzae DNA contains the following:
- a CDS encoding IS5 family transposase (programmed frameshift), with protein MEITPAQFALIEHCLPLQRGNVSMTNLQVVNALLYVAEHGCKWRGLPERFGNWHTVYTRINRWAKSGVLDRMFAQLQTCQIVRIKIEAVSLDSTSIKVHPDGTGAFKKNGPQSIGKSRGGWNTKIHMVAADARTAITFGLTPGNAHDAPAGRALLEHLGPVERPVHLLMDRAYEGNETRQLALDLGFVPVVPPKSNRVDPWEYDKEMYKRRNEVERLFRRLKGYRRIFTRFEKLDVMFLGFLSFVLVVDGLRMC; from the exons ATGGAGATCACGCCAGCACAATTTGCACTCATCGAGCATTGCCTACCTTTGCAACGCGGCAATGTCAGCATGACCAACCTGCAGGTAGTCAACGCCCTTCTTTACGTCGCAGAGCATGGCTGCAAATGGCGCGGTCTGCCCGAGCGCTTTGGCAACTGGCATACGGTGTACACGCGCATTAACCGTTGGGCCAAGTCCGGTGTGCTGGACCGGATGTTCGCCCAATTGCAGACCTGCCAGATCGTGCGCATCAAAATCGAAGCGGTCTCGCTGGACTCCACCAGCATCAAGGTGCATCCGGATGGCACTGGCGCAT TTAAAAAAAACGGCCCACAATCCATCGGGAAATCGCGGGGCGGATGGAACACCAAAATTCATATGGTTGCCGCAGATGCTCGAACAGCCATCACGTTCGGATTGACGCCTGGCAACGCACATGACGCACCCGCAGGCCGCGCGTTGCTTGAACACCTGGGGCCAGTGGAGCGGCCGGTTCATCTGCTGATGGATCGCGCTTACGAAGGCAATGAAACCCGCCAGTTGGCGCTCGATCTTGGCTTCGTGCCGGTGGTTCCACCCAAGTCCAATCGGGTCGATCCTTGGGAGTACGACAAGGAAATGTACAAGCGGCGCAACGAAGTGGAGAGGCTGTTCCGTCGCTTGAAGGGCTACCGACGGATTTTCACGCGCTTCGAGAAGCTGGATGTCATGTTCCTTGGCTTCCTCAGCTTCGTTCTGGTCGTTGATGGGCTTCGGATGTGTTAA
- the groL gene encoding chaperonin GroEL (60 kDa chaperone family; promotes refolding of misfolded polypeptides especially under stressful conditions; forms two stacked rings of heptamers to form a barrel-shaped 14mer; ends can be capped by GroES; misfolded proteins enter the barrel where they are refolded when GroES binds), translating into MAAKDIRFGEDARTRMVRGVNVLANAVKATLGPKGRNVVLEKSFGAPTITKDGVSVAKEIELADKFENMGAQMVKEVASKTNDNAGDGTTTATVLAQALIREGAKAVAAGMNPMDLKRGIDQAVKAAVVELKNISKPTTDDKAIAQVGTISANSDESIGNIIAEAMKKVGKEGVITVEEGSGLENELDVVEGMQFDRGYLSPYFINNQQSQSADLDDPFILLHDKKISNVRDLLPVLEGVAKAGKPLLIVAEEVEGEALATLVVNTIRGIVKVVAVKAPGFGDRRKAMLEDMAVLTGGTVISEEVGLALEKATIKDLGRAKKVQVSKENTTIIDGAGDSAAIESRVGQIKTQIEDTSSDYDREKLQERVAKLAGGVAVIKVGASTEIEMKEKKARVEDALHATRAAVEEGVVPGGGVALVRALVAVGNLTGANEDQTHGIQIALRAMEAPLREIVANAGEEPSVILNKVKEGTGNYGYNAANGEFGDMVEFGILDPTKVTRSALQNAASIAGLMITTEAMVADAPKKDEPAMPAGGGMGGMGGMDF; encoded by the coding sequence ATGGCTGCTAAAGACATTCGTTTCGGTGAAGACGCACGTACCCGCATGGTTCGTGGCGTCAACGTGCTTGCCAATGCCGTGAAGGCCACCCTGGGCCCGAAGGGCCGCAACGTCGTGCTCGAAAAGAGCTTCGGCGCCCCGACCATCACCAAGGACGGCGTCTCCGTCGCCAAGGAAATCGAACTGGCCGACAAGTTCGAGAACATGGGCGCGCAGATGGTCAAGGAAGTCGCTTCCAAGACCAACGATAACGCTGGCGACGGCACCACCACCGCCACCGTGCTGGCGCAGGCCCTGATCCGCGAAGGCGCCAAGGCTGTGGCCGCCGGCATGAACCCGATGGATCTGAAGCGCGGTATCGACCAAGCCGTCAAGGCTGCGGTCGTCGAGCTGAAGAACATCTCCAAGCCCACCACCGACGACAAGGCGATTGCCCAGGTCGGCACCATCTCGGCCAACTCGGACGAGTCGATCGGCAACATCATTGCTGAAGCGATGAAGAAGGTCGGCAAGGAAGGCGTGATCACCGTTGAAGAAGGCTCGGGCCTGGAAAACGAGCTGGACGTGGTCGAGGGCATGCAGTTCGATCGCGGCTACCTCTCCCCGTACTTCATCAACAACCAGCAGAGTCAGTCGGCCGACCTGGACGACCCGTTCATCCTGCTGCACGACAAGAAGATCTCCAACGTGCGTGACCTGCTGCCCGTGCTGGAAGGCGTGGCCAAGGCCGGCAAGCCGCTGCTGATCGTGGCGGAAGAAGTCGAAGGCGAAGCGTTGGCGACCCTGGTGGTCAACACCATTCGTGGCATCGTCAAGGTCGTGGCCGTCAAGGCACCGGGCTTCGGCGACCGTCGCAAGGCGATGCTGGAAGACATGGCCGTGCTGACCGGCGGCACCGTGATCTCCGAGGAAGTGGGCCTGGCGCTGGAAAAGGCGACCATCAAGGACCTGGGCCGCGCCAAGAAGGTGCAGGTTTCCAAAGAAAACACCACGATCATCGACGGCGCTGGCGATTCGGCCGCGATCGAGTCGCGCGTCGGCCAGATCAAGACCCAGATCGAAGACACCTCGTCCGATTACGACCGTGAAAAGCTGCAGGAACGCGTGGCCAAGCTGGCCGGCGGCGTTGCAGTGATCAAGGTTGGCGCCTCGACCGAAATCGAAATGAAGGAAAAGAAGGCACGCGTCGAAGACGCCCTGCACGCCACCCGTGCAGCCGTCGAAGAAGGCGTGGTCCCGGGCGGCGGCGTGGCCCTGGTGCGTGCGCTGGTGGCCGTCGGTAACCTGACCGGTGCCAACGAAGACCAGACCCACGGCATCCAGATCGCTTTGCGCGCCATGGAAGCCCCGCTGCGCGAAATCGTCGCCAATGCCGGCGAAGAGCCGTCCGTGATCCTGAACAAGGTCAAGGAAGGCACCGGCAACTACGGCTACAACGCGGCCAACGGCGAGTTCGGCGACATGGTCGAATTCGGCATCCTGGACCCGACCAAGGTCACCCGTTCGGCGCTGCAGAACGCCGCCTCGATCGCCGGCCTGATGATCACCACCGAAGCCATGGTGGCCGATGCACCGAAGAAGGACGAGCCGGCAATGCCGGCCGGCGGTGGCATGGGCGGCATGGGCGGCATGGATTTCTGA
- the glnE gene encoding bifunctional [glutamate--ammonia ligase]-adenylyl-L-tyrosine phosphorylase/[glutamate--ammonia-ligase] adenylyltransferase has protein sequence MSIPTASLSPALAALIERAVARVRQSLPAWQVWPGGDFDRQLAQVALASDFALDTLARQPALLQHLAHPDPPPLPLPQLDPAQPQLWPAQLRRYRSAESTRLVWRDVLGLDSVEATLAGATRLAEHCMQCGLQALEQQFATRHGKVIADDGSVQRLVVFGLGKLGGGELNFSSDVDLVYAYPQGGQSDGARSLAAEEYFARLGQQLARLLDEATAEGFSHRVDLRLRPFGTAGRVALSFAGMDQYFQREGRDWERYAWLKARAVAGAIDAGEAWLETLRPFVYRRYLDFTALDGLREMKAAITAEVARHDCLDDIKRGPGGIREIEFLAQSLQLIRGGREPSLRERRLLPALRALVTAGQIDQENGQALTTAYRFLRRLENRLQMLRDAQTHALPQAPLDRERIALGLGYAEWATLLDALAPQRARVTAEFAELLAPRVRATAPDTLADYWRALPAGDAAPLAGMGLSDPGGAHQALADFAHSSGVRGLSDSARARLDRVMPALLHAATRASQPDAAVPRMLGLLQATLRRTSYLSLLDEQPSALARLVDVLSRSALLAERLAAYPLLLDELLDTRISGPLPDRAALHAACADIVHIDDTEAALRELNERRLARSFRIALATLDGRQQAVESTRQLAWLAEAVVQTVLHLARIEMVAAHGYVSGGSFAIIGYGSLGGMELGFGSDLDLVFLYDHPPEVDASDGKRPLEAGRWFARLAQKVMALLAAETGAGRLYDIDVRLRPDGGKAALVSSLASYREYQRERAWTWEHQALVRARAVAGDAVLCDAFAQVRRYTLMRVRDTAQLHEDVRKMRARMRTELDRSDAGRLDLKQGAGGLVDLEFVLQAGVLGLAAQQPQLLDVCDTPALIDALVQVHWLPDDSAASLHQAHATLVDAGLSCTLDRRPRLIAPTPAIQQARGTIFNAARVQRLTFPLGKDEAAL, from the coding sequence ATGTCGATACCTACCGCTTCCCTGTCTCCTGCGCTCGCCGCTCTGATCGAGCGGGCCGTGGCGCGTGTCCGTCAATCGCTGCCTGCCTGGCAGGTGTGGCCAGGCGGGGATTTTGATCGACAGCTTGCGCAGGTCGCACTCGCCAGCGATTTCGCGCTCGATACATTGGCGCGGCAACCGGCATTGCTGCAGCACCTGGCACACCCCGATCCGCCACCGCTGCCGTTGCCGCAACTCGATCCCGCGCAGCCGCAGCTGTGGCCGGCGCAATTGCGGCGCTACCGCAGCGCCGAATCCACGCGTCTGGTGTGGCGCGATGTGCTCGGTCTGGATAGCGTGGAGGCCACCCTGGCCGGCGCGACCCGGCTGGCCGAACACTGCATGCAATGCGGGCTGCAGGCGTTGGAGCAGCAATTCGCTACCCGCCATGGCAAGGTCATTGCCGACGACGGCAGCGTGCAACGCTTGGTCGTATTCGGGCTGGGCAAGCTGGGCGGTGGCGAGCTGAATTTCTCATCTGACGTGGATCTGGTGTACGCCTATCCGCAGGGCGGCCAATCCGATGGTGCGCGCTCATTGGCGGCCGAAGAATATTTCGCGCGGTTGGGCCAGCAGCTGGCCAGGTTGTTGGACGAAGCCACGGCCGAGGGGTTCAGCCATCGCGTGGATCTGCGCTTGCGTCCATTCGGCACCGCCGGCCGCGTGGCGTTGTCGTTCGCCGGCATGGACCAGTATTTTCAACGCGAAGGACGCGATTGGGAACGCTATGCCTGGCTCAAGGCACGCGCGGTGGCCGGCGCCATCGACGCCGGCGAAGCCTGGCTGGAAACGTTGCGGCCATTCGTCTACCGGCGGTATCTGGATTTCACCGCACTGGACGGCTTGCGCGAGATGAAGGCCGCCATCACCGCCGAAGTGGCCCGGCACGATTGTCTGGACGATATCAAGCGTGGGCCTGGCGGTATTCGCGAAATCGAGTTTCTGGCGCAATCGCTGCAACTGATTCGCGGCGGGCGCGAGCCGAGTCTGCGCGAGCGCCGGTTGTTGCCCGCGCTGCGCGCATTGGTGACTGCAGGTCAGATCGATCAAGAAAATGGCCAAGCGCTGACCACGGCGTATCGGTTTCTCCGTCGGCTGGAAAACCGCCTGCAGATGTTGCGCGATGCGCAGACCCACGCATTGCCGCAGGCACCGCTGGATCGCGAGCGGATTGCGCTGGGTCTGGGCTACGCGGAGTGGGCGACCCTGCTGGATGCGCTGGCGCCGCAGCGCGCACGGGTAACGGCCGAATTTGCCGAACTGCTGGCTCCGCGCGTCCGCGCGACCGCACCGGACACGCTTGCCGATTACTGGCGCGCGCTGCCCGCGGGGGATGCGGCGCCGTTAGCGGGGATGGGCTTGAGCGATCCCGGCGGCGCGCATCAGGCGCTGGCCGACTTTGCGCATTCCTCCGGCGTGCGCGGGCTGTCCGATAGCGCGCGTGCGCGGCTGGATCGGGTGATGCCGGCATTGCTGCACGCGGCCACCCGTGCCAGCCAGCCGGATGCGGCGGTGCCCCGCATGCTTGGCCTGCTGCAGGCCACCTTGCGCCGCACCAGCTATCTCTCCTTGCTGGACGAGCAACCCAGCGCGCTTGCCCGCCTGGTCGATGTACTCTCGCGCAGTGCGCTGCTGGCCGAGCGGCTGGCGGCGTATCCGTTGCTGCTGGACGAATTGCTCGACACCCGCATCAGCGGCCCGCTGCCGGATCGCGCAGCGCTGCACGCGGCCTGCGCCGATATCGTGCACATCGACGACACCGAAGCGGCGCTGCGTGAGCTCAACGAGCGCCGGCTTGCACGCAGTTTCCGCATTGCACTGGCCACACTGGATGGCCGCCAACAGGCGGTGGAGAGCACCCGGCAACTGGCCTGGCTTGCCGAAGCCGTGGTGCAGACCGTGTTGCACCTGGCGCGCATCGAAATGGTGGCAGCGCATGGATACGTGTCCGGCGGTAGCTTTGCCATCATCGGGTACGGCAGTTTGGGCGGGATGGAACTGGGATTCGGATCGGATCTGGATCTGGTGTTTCTCTACGATCATCCGCCCGAGGTGGATGCCTCCGACGGCAAGCGCCCACTGGAAGCCGGGCGCTGGTTTGCGCGGCTTGCACAGAAGGTGATGGCACTGCTGGCTGCCGAGACCGGCGCCGGCCGTCTGTACGACATCGATGTGCGCTTGCGCCCGGATGGTGGCAAGGCTGCGCTGGTGTCGTCGCTGGCCAGCTACCGCGAATACCAGCGCGAGCGCGCCTGGACCTGGGAGCATCAGGCCCTGGTGCGTGCACGCGCGGTTGCCGGCGACGCTGTCCTTTGCGATGCGTTCGCACAGGTGCGTCGCTACACGCTGATGCGCGTGCGCGACACCGCGCAGTTGCATGAGGACGTGCGCAAGATGCGCGCACGCATGCGCACCGAACTGGATCGCAGCGATGCGGGGCGGCTGGATCTCAAGCAAGGTGCGGGCGGCCTGGTGGATCTGGAATTCGTGCTGCAGGCCGGCGTGCTCGGCCTGGCGGCACAGCAACCGCAGCTACTCGATGTTTGCGATACGCCGGCGTTGATCGACGCGCTGGTGCAGGTGCACTGGCTGCCGGACGACAGCGCCGCATCACTGCATCAGGCGCATGCAACGCTGGTGGATGCCGGCCTGAGTTGCACGCTGGACCGCCGCCCGCGCCTGATCGCACCGACGCCGGCCATCCAGCAGGCACGCGGCACCATCTTCAATGCCGCACGTGTGCAGCGCCTGACGTTTCCGCTGGGCAAGGATGAAGCAGCGCTGTGA
- a CDS encoding SMP-30/gluconolactonase/LRE family protein, producing MDSHCRVRAPGAAQPADCPPPTTQHAALAARLGHARLHTLYDQATWSEGPAWWEAQRTLVWSDVVGRRVLGWREDGAVDVLLDATAFTNGNAVDTQQRLVHCEHGRRAITRSEVDGRAHLLVGRFEGKRLNSPNDLIVARDGAIWFTDPPFGLRKPSQGCPGPQELDHHGVYRLPPDGGALQCMVNLDHPNGLAFSPDERVLYVSQTPEGGPGAPEITALDWHDGALHNRRRFAVVPEGLPDGFCVDCQGWLWSSSGAGVCVFDSGGHVLGLVPTPHTASNCTFGLVQRRLFITGGSTLWLLDLQR from the coding sequence ATGGACAGCCACTGCCGCGTTCGCGCACCCGGTGCCGCCCAGCCAGCCGATTGCCCGCCACCCACCACACAGCACGCGGCCCTCGCGGCGCGGCTAGGTCACGCGCGCCTGCACACCCTCTATGACCAGGCCACCTGGAGCGAAGGTCCGGCCTGGTGGGAGGCGCAGCGCACGCTGGTGTGGAGCGATGTGGTGGGCCGCCGCGTGCTGGGCTGGCGCGAAGACGGCGCGGTGGACGTGCTGCTGGACGCTACCGCCTTCACCAACGGCAATGCGGTGGATACGCAGCAGCGGCTGGTGCATTGCGAACATGGGCGCCGCGCGATCACCCGCAGCGAGGTGGATGGCCGGGCGCATCTGCTAGTGGGGCGTTTCGAGGGCAAACGGCTCAATTCGCCGAACGATCTGATCGTCGCGCGCGATGGCGCGATCTGGTTCACCGACCCGCCCTTCGGGCTACGCAAGCCCAGCCAGGGCTGCCCGGGCCCGCAGGAACTGGACCATCACGGCGTCTACCGGCTGCCGCCCGATGGCGGCGCCCTGCAGTGCATGGTCAACCTGGATCATCCCAACGGGCTGGCGTTCTCGCCCGACGAACGCGTGCTGTACGTGTCGCAGACGCCCGAAGGCGGCCCAGGCGCACCGGAGATCACCGCCCTGGATTGGCACGATGGCGCACTGCACAACCGTCGCCGCTTCGCAGTGGTGCCGGAAGGCCTGCCGGACGGCTTCTGCGTGGACTGCCAGGGCTGGTTGTGGAGCAGCTCCGGCGCGGGCGTGTGCGTCTTCGATAGCGGCGGCCACGTGCTTGGCTTGGTGCCGACGCCGCACACGGCCTCCAATTGCACCTTCGGTCTGGTGCAACGCCGCTTATTCATCACCGGCGGCAGCACGTTGTGGCTGCTGGACCTGCAGCGATAA
- the xopX gene encoding XopX family type III secretion system effector, translating to MRIQPRQIEESSSPSATSHEQTHLDTGVAGQTSASPPQTPVAAPLAALSPRRRASTSAPATASHATVAEASSNETAPAATPAPSTETGLLARARSALATGTQHAITGLSQAAHGLWSISDLRTMLESQAHDPAFLQMVRQLDQEQAAPHSLARLSAAITQLRGAISNPENGLEERFRNAFLSDIKAVEDALHPLEHGTPATGRALKALLNLANAWPLLVPSPFMANQAKTFSYSLALAARGVLMLSASALRSTADGLPIPLIGGGQFGRDANELHLYAYLLNGLFLPLEITKKAGNEAVRHQAEAVENNMGFGAAAATACAAIMVTPFLWSSISALGNRARDQASRLHASAAHQLGFTNYAQRTRAGMTPGQISAELRTQLDQIAAVLLDGRDAFQQVRRDFTGPGQGHELTRTLNAQCTQLLETVDRCCQRLSTVLQHGQGPGPGRSESIPRQLSNNDIASKLSLALLGTAVSGSAIYLIQPDRIGTVDTLADTAVVTTVMLQSAFNKNANRQDTMERFKAMCGGSMVIAMALTAEKLAKTFADRSLIEASSASPYYAGAIMSLMAMTMPGPVANATESAMNWGGRQISRLFTGPDGRQLATTVASTPEELQETTHRTLQYLLQLSPQHLQAYEEHLAPDAALQAIQDASAAARPNTSGVTITEIEEDGSVAVPIAATSQNSPPHLSTSDDATADRPSTLH from the coding sequence ATGAGGATCCAACCGCGGCAAATCGAAGAATCGTCATCCCCCAGCGCGACATCACACGAGCAAACGCACCTCGACACCGGCGTGGCGGGACAGACATCTGCATCACCGCCACAGACACCGGTCGCGGCGCCCTTGGCGGCCCTGTCTCCCCGTCGACGCGCAAGCACCTCCGCTCCCGCCACTGCAAGTCACGCGACGGTGGCAGAGGCATCCTCCAACGAAACGGCGCCTGCAGCCACGCCGGCACCATCGACCGAAACAGGACTGCTCGCGCGCGCGCGTTCAGCACTGGCAACCGGCACGCAGCACGCGATTACGGGCCTGTCGCAGGCGGCCCACGGCCTATGGTCGATCTCCGATTTACGCACCATGCTGGAGTCCCAGGCGCACGATCCTGCATTCCTGCAGATGGTGCGTCAGCTCGATCAAGAGCAGGCCGCGCCCCATAGCCTGGCGCGTTTGAGCGCAGCCATCACGCAGCTCCGCGGGGCCATTTCAAACCCTGAAAACGGACTGGAAGAGCGCTTCCGTAACGCATTCCTGAGCGATATCAAAGCGGTCGAAGACGCACTGCATCCGCTGGAGCACGGAACGCCGGCAACCGGTCGTGCGCTGAAGGCACTGCTCAACCTGGCAAATGCCTGGCCACTGCTCGTGCCAAGCCCGTTCATGGCGAATCAGGCCAAGACCTTTTCGTATTCGCTTGCACTCGCCGCCAGGGGTGTGTTGATGCTGTCGGCATCCGCACTACGCTCTACCGCCGATGGCCTTCCCATCCCGCTCATTGGGGGTGGGCAGTTCGGACGCGACGCCAACGAGCTGCATCTGTATGCCTACCTGCTTAATGGTTTGTTCCTGCCATTGGAAATCACCAAGAAGGCCGGCAACGAGGCTGTGCGACATCAAGCCGAGGCAGTGGAAAACAACATGGGGTTTGGCGCAGCCGCCGCAACGGCCTGCGCGGCGATCATGGTCACCCCCTTTCTCTGGAGCAGCATCAGCGCCTTGGGCAATCGCGCGCGCGACCAGGCGTCGCGGTTGCACGCGAGTGCTGCGCACCAATTGGGCTTCACCAACTACGCGCAGCGAACGCGCGCCGGCATGACCCCCGGCCAGATCAGCGCGGAACTACGCACGCAGCTCGACCAGATCGCAGCCGTGCTGCTCGACGGCCGGGATGCATTTCAACAGGTGCGCCGAGACTTCACCGGGCCGGGCCAGGGGCATGAACTCACCCGCACGCTCAACGCCCAGTGCACCCAACTGCTGGAAACGGTCGATCGCTGCTGCCAGCGTCTGAGCACTGTGCTACAGCACGGCCAGGGCCCGGGCCCGGGCCGGTCTGAGTCGATTCCACGGCAGCTATCTAACAACGACATTGCCTCAAAATTGTCGTTGGCCTTGCTGGGTACCGCGGTGAGCGGTTCGGCGATTTACCTGATTCAGCCGGACCGTATAGGGACGGTGGATACGCTGGCCGATACCGCGGTCGTGACGACGGTGATGTTGCAGTCGGCTTTCAACAAGAATGCGAACCGGCAGGACACGATGGAGCGCTTCAAGGCCATGTGCGGCGGCAGCATGGTGATTGCCATGGCACTGACTGCCGAGAAACTGGCCAAGACCTTCGCCGACCGGAGCCTGATCGAAGCGTCGTCCGCCTCGCCTTACTATGCGGGTGCGATCATGTCACTGATGGCGATGACGATGCCGGGTCCGGTCGCCAACGCCACCGAGTCGGCGATGAACTGGGGTGGACGGCAGATCAGCCGGCTGTTCACCGGGCCCGACGGCAGGCAGCTGGCAACCACCGTTGCTTCCACGCCCGAGGAGCTGCAGGAGACGACGCATCGTACGTTGCAGTATCTGCTGCAGCTGTCGCCGCAGCACTTGCAGGCTTACGAGGAGCACCTCGCTCCAGACGCCGCGCTGCAGGCGATCCAGGACGCCAGCGCCGCGGCGCGGCCGAACACCAGCGGCGTCACCATCACCGAGATCGAGGAGGATGGCAGCGTCGCCGTGCCCATCGCAGCAACATCGCAAAACAGTCCGCCACACCTGTCAACCAGCGATGACGCAACAGCCGACCGTCCTTCGACGCTGCATTGA
- a CDS encoding 3-deoxy-7-phosphoheptulonate synthase, which produces MPPVTDDLRIRKIEALAPPSQLLSLLPCDERASETVTNARAALHKILHGRDDRLAVVIGPCSIHDPVAAMEYAQRLRPLRDQFGDALEIVMRVYFEKPRTTIGWKGLINDPDLDGSFQINKGLRVARGLLRDINNLGLPAGVEFLDIISPQYIADLVAWGAIGARTTESQVHREMASGLSCPVGFKNGTSGDVKIAVDAVGAASHPHHFLAVTKDGHTAVAATAGNPDCHVILRGGKQPNFDAANVEAASQVLNKSGLPARLMIDASHANSSKNPENQPKVIDDISNQLEAGETRIVGVMVESHLVGGRQELLPGCALTYGQSITDGCIGWDTSVQVLERLATAVRARRARRIAEAA; this is translated from the coding sequence ATGCCGCCTGTGACCGATGACCTGCGTATCCGCAAGATCGAAGCCCTCGCACCGCCTTCGCAGCTGCTGTCGCTGCTGCCCTGCGATGAGCGCGCCTCCGAAACCGTGACCAACGCGCGCGCTGCGCTGCACAAGATACTGCACGGGCGCGACGACCGCCTGGCGGTGGTGATCGGGCCCTGCTCGATCCACGACCCGGTGGCGGCGATGGAGTACGCGCAGCGCCTGCGCCCATTGCGTGACCAATTCGGCGACGCGCTGGAGATCGTGATGCGGGTGTACTTCGAAAAGCCGCGCACCACCATCGGCTGGAAGGGCCTGATCAACGACCCGGATCTGGATGGCAGCTTCCAGATCAACAAAGGCCTACGCGTAGCGCGCGGCTTGCTGCGCGACATCAACAATCTCGGCTTGCCGGCCGGCGTGGAATTTCTCGACATCATTTCGCCGCAATACATCGCCGATCTGGTGGCCTGGGGCGCGATCGGTGCCCGCACCACCGAGAGCCAGGTGCATCGCGAAATGGCGTCCGGCCTGTCGTGCCCGGTGGGCTTCAAGAACGGCACCAGCGGCGACGTCAAGATTGCGGTGGACGCGGTAGGCGCGGCCTCGCATCCGCATCATTTCCTGGCCGTGACCAAGGACGGACATACCGCCGTGGCAGCCACGGCAGGCAATCCGGATTGCCACGTGATTCTGCGCGGCGGCAAGCAGCCCAACTTCGATGCAGCCAATGTGGAAGCGGCCAGCCAGGTGCTCAACAAGTCGGGCTTGCCGGCGCGCCTGATGATCGATGCCAGCCACGCCAACAGCAGCAAGAACCCCGAGAACCAGCCCAAGGTCATCGACGACATCAGCAATCAGCTGGAAGCAGGCGAAACGCGCATCGTTGGCGTGATGGTGGAAAGTCACCTTGTCGGAGGGCGCCAGGAATTGCTGCCGGGTTGCGCGCTGACCTACGGGCAGAGCATCACCGATGGCTGCATCGGTTGGGATACGTCGGTGCAGGTGCTGGAACGTCTGGCGACAGCAGTGCGCGCGCGGCGTGCGCGACGGATTGCCGAGGCTGCGTGA
- a CDS encoding IS1595-like element ISXo5 family transposase, with product MAMNRVQFQAGLSLPAFLKRYGNAQQCEQALEISRWPQGFVCPRCAATAHSRFQRHGTTYWQCTACYRQTSLRSGTVMDNSKLPLRTWLLGMYLLGQSKTNLSALELMRHLGVSYPTAWPMKHKLMQAMTQREANRKLGGIVQLDDAYLGGERNGGKAGRGSENKRPFVIAVETTEDGRPLRAVMDPVPGFTKAALSEWIGQRLHPGADVYSDGLGAFRALEAEHAHTVIEGSGRSRCEAENARWVNVVLSNLKRSLDGAYHAFKFAKYAQRYLAETMWRFNRRFDLTRLVPSLLAAAAASKPWSERALRDVTMFTAESAC from the coding sequence ATGGCCATGAATCGTGTGCAGTTCCAAGCCGGGCTGTCGTTGCCGGCGTTCCTCAAGCGCTATGGCAACGCGCAGCAGTGCGAGCAGGCGTTGGAGATCTCGCGCTGGCCACAGGGCTTTGTTTGTCCGCGTTGCGCCGCTACCGCGCACAGTCGATTCCAGCGTCACGGCACCACGTACTGGCAGTGCACGGCCTGCTATCGCCAGACCAGCCTGCGCTCGGGCACGGTGATGGACAACAGCAAGCTGCCGCTACGCACCTGGCTGCTTGGCATGTATCTGCTGGGCCAGAGCAAGACGAACCTGTCGGCGCTGGAGTTGATGCGACACCTGGGAGTGAGCTACCCGACAGCGTGGCCAATGAAGCACAAGCTGATGCAGGCCATGACCCAACGCGAGGCGAACCGCAAGTTGGGCGGGATCGTGCAACTGGACGATGCCTACCTGGGCGGAGAACGCAACGGTGGCAAGGCCGGGCGCGGCTCGGAGAACAAGCGCCCTTTCGTGATCGCCGTGGAGACCACTGAAGACGGTCGTCCATTGCGCGCGGTGATGGATCCGGTCCCAGGCTTCACCAAGGCGGCGCTGTCGGAATGGATCGGGCAACGCCTGCATCCTGGAGCAGATGTCTACAGTGATGGACTCGGTGCGTTTCGAGCACTGGAAGCCGAGCACGCGCACACGGTGATCGAAGGCAGCGGTCGAAGTCGCTGCGAGGCAGAGAACGCACGCTGGGTCAACGTGGTGTTGTCCAACCTAAAGCGTTCGCTGGACGGTGCCTATCACGCCTTCAAATTCGCCAAATACGCCCAGCGCTACCTGGCAGAGACGATGTGGCGGTTCAACCGCCGTTTCGATCTGACCCGGCTGGTGCCCAGCTTGCTGGCCGCCGCAGCCGCCAGCAAGCCGTGGTCCGAGCGGGCCCTGCGTGATGTCACCATGTTCACCGCTGAAAGTGCGTGCTAA